A single genomic interval of Lathyrus oleraceus cultivar Zhongwan6 chromosome 7, CAAS_Psat_ZW6_1.0, whole genome shotgun sequence harbors:
- the LOC127108027 gene encoding (+)-6a-hydroxymaackiain 3-O-methyltransferase 2 has translation MDFSTNGSEESELYHAQIHLYKHIYNFVSSMALKSAVELGIADAIHNHGKPMTLPELASSLKLHPSKVNILYRFLRLLTYNGFFAKTTVKSNGEEEETAYVLTPSSKLLVSGKSTCLSSVVKGALHPISLDLWGVSKKWFHEDKEQTLFECATGENYWDFLNKDSDYLSIFQDAMAADSRLFKLAIQENKHVFEGLESLVDVAGGTGGVAKLIHEAFPHIKCTVFDQPQVVGNLTGNENLNFVGGDMFKSVPSADAVLLKWVLHDWNDELSLKILKKSKEAISHKGKDGKVIIIDISIDDNSDDHGLTELQLEYDVVMLTMFLGKERTKKEWEKLIYDAGFSRYKITPICGFKSLIEVYP, from the exons ATGGATTTCAGTACAAACGGTTCTGAAGAAAGTGAACTGTATCATGCTCAAATTCATTTATACAAACATATATACAACTTTGTAAGTTCCATGGCACTCAAATCCGCCGTGGAACTAGGCATAGCTGATGCAATTCATAACCATGGAAAACCAATGACTCTCCCTGAATTAGCTTCATCTTTGAAACTTCACCCTTCTAAAGTTAACATCCTTTATCGATTCTTACGTCTGTTAACATACAATGGTTTCTTTGCTAAAACAACAGTGAAAAGcaatggagaagaagaagaaacagcGTATGTTCTCACACCTTCTTCAAAGCTTCTCGTAAGTGGTAAATCAACATGTTTATCATCAGTTGTTAAAGGAGCACTTCATCCAATCTCTTTAGACTTGTGGGGTGTTTCAAAGAAATGGTTCCATGAGGATAAGGAACAAACACTTTTTGAGTGTGCAACTGGGGAGAACTATTGGGATTTTCTTAACAAAGATTCTGATTATTTGAGTATATTTCAAGATGCTATGGCGGCTGATTCAAGATTGTTTAAGCTTGCTATTCAAGAGAATAAGCATGTGTTTGAGGGTTTGGAGTCTTTGGTTGACGTGGCAGGTGGAACTGGTGGTGTTGCAAAACTCATTCATGAAGCATTTCCTCACATCAAATGCACCGTTTTTGATCAGCCACAGGTTGTTGGTAACTTAACTGGaaatgaaaatttgaattttGTTGGTGGAGATATGTTCAAATCTGTCCCTTCTGCTGATGCTGTTTTACTCAAG TGGGTTCTGCATGATTGGAATGATGAACTATCTTTAAAGATATTGAAGAAAAGCAAAGAAGCAATTTCACACAAAGGGAAAGATGGAAAAGTGATTATCATAGACATATCAATTGATGACAACAGTGATGATCATGGATTAACTGAGTTGCAATTGGAGTATGATGTAGTGATGCTAACAATGTTTCTTGGTAAAGAAAGGACAAAGAAAGAATGGGAGAAACTCATATATGATGCAGGTTTCAGCCGCTACAAAATTACTCCTATATGTGGCTTCAAGTCTCTCATTGAAGTTTATCCTTAG